The DNA region TTGAACGGCGCACCCTTCTTGTGTGCGTAGTAGCCGATGGGAACGCCGACGATGAGGTAGGCCGCCCACGCCGAGATTCCCCAGTGGAAGAACGTGTACTGAAGCGACCCCAACATACGCTGTTTCGCGGGGGCGTCCGCACCGGCGAGGGGCGTCCCGCTCCCGTAGTGGAAGATGGCCTCCGCCGGACCCCAGAAGACGATTCCGGCGGCGATTCCGGCGGAGAAGAACATCGCAAAATAGGAGAGGAAACTGTGTCTCGGTTCCGCGTCGGGCGGACCGAGTTTGATCTTTCCCCACGGGCCGAAGATGAGGAACGTCGTGAAGCCGACGAATATCAACATCGCCCAGAGGTAGAACCACGAGAAGTTGGACCACAGCCAGTGGTTGACCCCTTTCATTGCAGTTCCTGCTGCTTCCGGGCCGACGATTGCGACGTACAGAAGGAACGCAACCGCGGTCAGAATACCGAACCCGAACACCAGCGGATCGATCTCGTCTACGAACTCGCGTATGTAACCTTGTTGTTGGCTCATGTTGCTCCTACTCCTATCGGAGTGTGCAGGACGCCGTACT from Haladaptatus sp. R4 includes:
- a CDS encoding BCCT family transporter encodes the protein MSQQQGYIREFVDEIDPLVFGFGILTAVAFLLYVAIVGPEAAGTAMKGVNHWLWSNFSWFYLWAMLIFVGFTTFLIFGPWGKIKLGPPDAEPRHSFLSYFAMFFSAGIAAGIVFWGPAEAIFHYGSGTPLAGADAPAKQRMLGSLQYTFFHWGISAWAAYLIVGVPIGYYAHKKGAPFKFSTVIAPIVGVDNLDDSYFARVVDLIAVFGTMGGIATSLGFIGQQLLMGMDYQFGSARRRRRRRPRFRSISSASNSATSASFSSSSA